From Musa acuminata AAA Group cultivar baxijiao chromosome BXJ3-8, Cavendish_Baxijiao_AAA, whole genome shotgun sequence, one genomic window encodes:
- the LOC135644859 gene encoding leucine-rich repeat receptor protein kinase HPCA1-like, whose amino-acid sequence MGTVSGLLLVFMILTGHLRLGSCDTDPQDAAALRSMLSEWKNAPPTWGQSSDPCGSPWEGVFCDASRVTSLRLSTMGIKGTLSSDISQLTELQSLDLSYNGDLGGLLTPNIGNLKKLTTLILAGCSFNGKIPEELGNLKLLSFLALNSNKFNGRIPASLGLLSNLYWLDLADNQLIGSLPISVNATPGLDRLLNTKHFHFNKNQLSGEIPEQLFSSEMTLIHILFDSNKFTGPIPSSVQLVKTLEVLRLDNNALGGPVPSDINNLTSINELNLANNQLTGSLPNLTGMNNLNYVDLSNNSFSPSEAPGWFTTIESLTTLVIESGGLFGQIPQGLFSLPQLQQVLLDNNRFNGTLNMGSIISPQLQLVNFRNNSIDEVVLTSSFTKTLILYGNPLCSSSAENTKSYCLLQQQAETPYSTSLANCGGSTSCSSEQKLNPRSCSCAYPYQGLMVFRAPSFRDLTNATLFQELETSLRTKLGLAPSSVYISDLFLNSDNYIQLNLALFPSSGMYFNRSEIQRIGFYLSNQTYKPPDIFGPYYFLAFPYTFSGGKSGKTTISTGAIAGIAAGCIILVIGLVCVGIYAYLQKQKAKRAIEQSRPFASWGAGGKDDGSAPELKGARWFPFDEIKKCTNNFSDANEIGSGGYGKVYRGILSSGQMVAIKRAQQGSMQGALEFKTEIELLSRVHHKNLVDLVGFCFEQGEQMLVYEYIPNGTLRENLTGRSGRQLDWKKRLRIALGSARGLAYLHELADPPIIHRDVKSTNILVDESLNAKVADFGLSKLVSDTGKGHVSTQVKGTLGYLDPEYYMTQQLSEKSDVYSFGVVMLELITARQPIEKGKYIVREIRNAVDNYDEEYYGLREMMDPVIRDVGNLTGLRRFVRLAIRCVEESAADRPTMNEVVKEIETILQSNGLNTQPSSASSSATEFGKAMGAPRHPYHDNMKSRNEESSSAFEYSGAYSARIEPK is encoded by the exons ATGGGCACCGTCTCCGGCCTTTTGCTCGTGTTCATGATCCTTACAGGTCATCTTCGTCTTGGTTCCTGCGACACCGATCCCCAGGATG CTGCCGCTCTGCGATCCATGCTGAGTGAGTGGAAGAATGCTCCACCAACGTGGGGGCAGTCGAGTGATCCCTGTGGTTCGCCATGGGAAGGAGTTTTCTGCGACGCCTCCAGGGTGACCTCACT GAGACTGTCCACGATGGGAATCAAAGGTACATTAAGCAGCGACATAAGCCAACTCACGGAGTTGCAATCCTT GGATCTGTCGTACAACGGAGATCTCGGTGGGCTACTCACTCCAAATATTGGGAACCTGAAGAAGCTCACCACTTT GATCTTGGCTGGCTGTAGCTTCAATGGCAAAATCCCAGAGGAATTAGGCAACTTGAAACTGCTCTCCTTCTT GGCTCTGAATTCAAACAAGTTCAACGGCAGGATTCCAGCTTCACTGGGTCTCCTCTCTAATCTGTATTGGCTAGATCTGGCAGACAACCAGTTGATTGGATCTCTCCCTATCTCGGTCAACGCGACACCGGGCCTGGACCGGCTCCTCAACACCAAGCACTT TCACTTCAACAAGAACCAGTTATCAGGAGAAATTCCAGAACAACTCTTCAGCTCCGAGATGACACTGATACACAT ACTCTTCGACTCGAATAAATTTACTGGTCCGATTCCATCCTCGGTACAACTGGTGAAAACGCTCGAGGTTCT TCGGCTTGACAATAATGCTTTGGGAGGTCCTGTTCCATCCGACATTAACAATCTCACAAGCATCAATGAACT GAACTTGGCAAACAATCAATTAACTGGATCGCTGCCGAATCTGACAGGAATGAACAACCTCAATTATGT TGACTTGAGCAACAACTCCTTCAGTCCTTCAGAAGCTCCGGGGTGGTTCACCACAATAGAATCTCTCACCACCTT AGTCATAGAATCTGGAGGGCTTTTTGGCCAAATTCCGCAAGGTTTATTCAGCTTGCCTCAATTGCAGCAAGT GTTGCTTGATAATAATAGATTCAATGGTACACTGAACATGGGCAGCATCATCAGTCCACAACTACAGCTAGTAAATTTCAGGAACAATTCCATCGATGAGGTCGTGCTAACATCCAGTTTCACCAAAACTCTAAT ACTGTATGGAAATCCTCTGTGTAGTTCTTCCGCCGAAAACACCAAAAGCTATTGCCTCCTGCAGCAACAAGCAGAAACGCCGTACTCCACCAGTTTAGCCAATTGCGGTGGTTCTACATCATGCTCCTCGGAGCAGAAACTTAACCCTCGGAGCTGTTCCTGTGCCTATCCATATCAAGGATTGATGGTTTTCAGAGCACCCTCCTTCCGAGATCTGACGAATGCCACCTTGTTCCAAGAGCTGGAGACGAGTCTGCGGACTAAACTTGGACTTGCTCCAAGTTCCGTATACATTTCCGACCTCTTCCTCAACAGTGATAACTACATTCAACTCAACCTGGCGCTGTTCCCTTCGAGTGGAATGTACTTCAACCGGTCAGAGATCCAAAGAATTGGGTTTTATCTGAGCAACCAAACCTACAAACCTCCTGACATTTTTGGACCATATTATTTCCTAGCATTCCCGTACACCTTCTCAG GTGGGAAGAGTGGAAAGACGACAATAAGTACAGGCGCTATTGCTGGAATAGCTGCCGGCTGCATCATACTTGTTATTGGACTTGTTTGTGTTGGGATCTATGCCTATCTACAAAAGCAAAAGGCTAAAAGAGCTATTGAACAGAGCAGGCCTTTCG CTTCATGGGGAGCCGGTGGTAAAGACGATGGTAGCGCACCGGAACTCAAAGGAGCAAGATGGTTTCCTTTCGACGAGATCAAGAAATGCACCAACAATTTCTCAGACGCCAATGAAATCGGTTCTGGGGGCTATGGAAAG GTCTACAGAGGAATTCTTTCGAGTGGGCAGATGGTTGCAATCAAGAGGGCGCAGCAAGGATCCATGCAAGGAGCGCTAGAATTCAAGACAGAGATCGAACTGCTCTCTAGGGTTCACCACAAAAATCTGGTAGACCTTGTAGGTTTTTGTTTCGAACAAGGGGAACAGATGCTGGTATACGAATACATTCCCAATGGAACATTAAGGGAGAACTTGACAG GGAGAAGTGGCAGACAGTTGGATTGGAAGAAGAGACTACGAATCGCACTGGGCTCAGCCAGAGGATTAGCTTATCTTCATGAGTTAGCTGATCCACCCATAATTCACAGAGATGTCAAGTCCACCAATAtccttgtggatgaaagtttgaaTGCAAAGGTTGCAGATTTTGGCCTGTCAAAACTAGTATCGGACACCGGAAAGGGACATGTTTCCACCCAAGTTAAAGGAACGTTG GGTTACCTGGATCCAGAGTACTACATGACTCAGCAGCTGTCGGAGAAGAGTGATGTGTACAGCTTTGGGGTGGTCATGCTTGAGCTGATCACAGCCAGGCAACCAATAGAGAAGGGCAAATACATCGTCCGCGAAATTAGGAATGCGGTCGACAACTACGACGAAGAGTACTACGGCCTCAGGGAGATGATGGATCCTGTTATACGAGACGTGGGAAACCTCACAGGGCTTCGGAGGTTTGTTCGGTTGGCGATACGTTGCGTGGAGGAATCAGCTGCCGACCGGCCGACGATGAATGAGGTGGTGAAGGAAATCGAGACAATACTGCAGAGTAATGGATTGAACACGCAGCCGAGCTCCGCATCCTCGTCGGCCACAGAATTTGGGAAAGCGATGGGAGCTCCTCGTCATCCCTATCATGATAACATGAAAAGTAGAAACGAGGAGAGCAGCAGCGCGTTTGAGTACAGCGGGGCGTACTCGGCGAGGATTGAACCCAAGTAG